A genome region from Arachis duranensis cultivar V14167 chromosome 6, aradu.V14167.gnm2.J7QH, whole genome shotgun sequence includes the following:
- the LOC107495902 gene encoding protein LYK5-like — MAFLIFKSQPPYNTITTISNLTSSNPIDLARINDVTTSHTMFQIGKEVIVPLKCSCSSMKDTKYYYYQSKTKHVLGAILPETTYFNVANETFQGLTTCDSLKRFNPYPELDLRAGMELNVPLRCACPTWNQERNGTKYLMTYSVNWGDTISSIASRFNATIQNLLEANGISMETTIFPFTTLLIPLPSEPLSSSTIIVANDPPYDSTSPHAKTGSKGIELKKLVIFNIVLAAILILSIMSSLVSLIGKISKRFIKAGKIRKRNSAISEDIRVEITSIDVNYSKLYKFEEIKDATENFSSRNRIKGSVFHGEFGNKRKSFAVKRRIVKDLFYLVFEFMENGSLREWLSSEENSFLHKSWSKRIQIALDIANGLQYLYNFTYPGYVHNGINTGNILLNKDLRAKIANFSRAEELLKRRMITSSISSHTSDDVYAFGVVLLELITGKECVTLHGLLREGIIMVSRIMMNKLIGKEYEEEENLSLFFDPRLIGNIERKSALMLVKLSLGCLNQESESRPNMSEVVSTLWKTLSESHNNCWSEKIVMLKC, encoded by the exons ATGGCATTCTTAATCTTCAAATCTCAGCCTCCTTACAACACCATCACCACAATCTCCAACCTCACTTCTTCAAACCCAATAGACCTTGCAAGAATCAATGATGTCACTACTTCACACACAATGTTCCAAATTGGTAAAGAGGTTATTGTCCCTTTGAAATGCTCTTGTTCTTCAATGAAGGACACCAAGTATTACTATTACCAATCCAAAACCAAACATGTCTTGGGTGCAATTTTGCCAGAAACAACATATTTCAATGTTGCAAATGAAACTTTCCAAGGCTTAACCACTTGTGATTCGCTAAAGAGGTTCAATCCTTATCCGGAGCTCGATTTGCGTGCCGGCATGGAGTTGAATGTTCCATTAAGGTGTGCTTGTCCAACATGGAATCAAGAAAGAAATGGCACCAAGTATTTGATGACTTATTCTGTGAATTGGGGTGACACAATTTCTAGCATTGCATCAAGATTCAATGCAACAATACAGAATCTTCTTGAAGCCAATG GTATTTCCATGGAAACTACAATTTTTCCATTCACAACTCTTCTGATTCCTTTGCCAAGTGAACCACTGAGTTCATCAACAATCATAGTTGCCAATGATCCACCATATGATTCTACTTCACCACATGCCAAAACCGGTTCCAAAGGGATCGAGTTAAAGAAACTAGTAATATTCAATATAGTTCTTGCTGCTATATTGATTCTGAGCATCATGTCATCTCTAGTGTCTTTGATAGGAAAGATATCAAAAAGATTCATCAAGGCAGGCAAAATCCGTAAGAGAAATAGCGCAATTTCAGAAGATATCCGCGTTGAAATAACAAGCATTGATGTGAACTATTCCAAATTGTACAAGTTCGAGGAAATCAAGGATGCTACTGAAAATTTCAGTTCAAGGAACAGAATCAAAGGTTCTGTATTTCATGGCGAATTCGGTAACAAAAGGAAAAGTTTTGCTGTCAAAAGAAGAATAGTAAAGG ATTTGTTCTACCTTGTATTTGAATTCATGGAAAATGGATCCTTAAGAGAATGGCTTAGTAGTGAAGAAAACTCATTTTTGCATAAAAGTTGGTCAAAGAGGATTCAAATTGCTTTGGATATTGCAAATGGACTTCAATATCTTTACAACTTCACATATCCTGGTTATGTTCACAATGGTATTAACACTGGAAACATTCTTCTAAACAAAGATCTAAGGGCAAAGATAGCAAATTTTTCTCGTGCAGaagaattattaaaaaggagAATGATAACAAGTTCAATTTCTTCTCACACTTCAGATGATGTTTATGCCTTTGGAGTGGTACTTTTGGAATTGATCACTGGCAAAGAATGTGTTACACTGCATGGTTTATTAAGAGAAGGAATAATAATGGTTTCTAGGATCATGATGAATAAACTCATTGGTAAGGagtatgaagaagaagagaatttgaGTTTGTTCTTTGATCCAAGGCTCATTGGAAACATTGAGAGAAAAAGTGCTTTGATGCTAGTTAAGCTAAGTTTaggttgcttgaatcaagaatCAGAAAGTAGACCAAACATGTCAGAGGTGGTCTCTACCTTGTGGAAAACACTTTCTGAGTCCCATAATAATTGTTGGAGTGAGAAAATTGTCATGTTGAAATGTTAA